Proteins encoded together in one Papaver somniferum cultivar HN1 unplaced genomic scaffold, ASM357369v1 unplaced-scaffold_117, whole genome shotgun sequence window:
- the LOC113329900 gene encoding putative receptor-like protein kinase At4g00960 isoform X1, whose protein sequence is MVTRNKKIGNGSIFFIYLFLLSILLITIQDTTAQPQPDFVYKFCLGDNYTTGSTFQANLNRLFPSSIQNRYYNATNGQSPDNVYGSLQCRGDIQQDECQSCVDFAIQDFNKTGRCPNSKQAIIWYEKCMLRYSNQNYFNIMQESPGVYLWNPNNVSNPEQFNLILGELMNDLAGKAGSSFSTNFASGNRSFDDFQRAYGLVECTPDISSGSCNRCLSGAISDIPNCCDGKQGGRVIRPSCNIRYELYTFFESTVIPPPPPPLPSPTPPSSTNAPVPNENRNNSSKLTISIVVPLVVAVLLALALGFFCFQRKRTQKNKYSYVDDETPVSTAESLHFNFSTISAATNNFSEANKLGEGGFGSVYKGTLPDGRQIAVKRLSKYSGQGDLEFKNEVTLVAKLQHRNLVQLIGFSLAGEEKLLIYEFMPNASLDQFLFDPVKCTQLDWERRYKIIAGVARGLVYLHEESRLKIIHRDLKASNILLDMDMNSKIADFGMARIFVHDQTQERTSKIVGTYGYMAPEYIMHGHFSVKSDVFSFGVLILEILCGQKNSSFHQSSIAQDLLSYVWRHWNNGSAIEILDPTLKDTCSRSEVMRCIHVALLCVQEDVADRPTMPTVIQMLYSYSATDPALPSAPAFFIGSTVNMEPQSNLVYSEEQGSSKNESVVSEVAMGSVNEVTITELDPR, encoded by the exons atggtaaCCAGAAACAAAAAGATCGGAAATGGTTCAATCTTCTTCATTTACTTGTTTCTTCTTTCTATCTTATTGATCACCATACAAGACACAACTGCACAGCCACAACCAGATTTTGTTTATAAATTCTGTTTAGGAGATAATTACACTACTGGCAGCACATTCCAAGCTAATCTCAATCGCCTTTTTCCTTCAAGCATCCAAAATAGATACTATAACGCCACCAATGGCCAAAGCCCGGATAATGTTTACGGATCTTTACAGTGTCGAGGTGATATCCAGCAAGATGAGTGTCAAAGTTGTGTAGATTTTGCTATTCAAGATTTCAACAAAACGGGTAGATGTCCAAATTCTAAACAAGCGATTATTTGGTATGAGAAATGTATGCTAAGGTATTCTAATCAAAATTACTTTAATATTATGCAAGAGAGTCCAGGGGTTTACTTGTGGAATCCTAATAATGTTTCTAATCCGGAACAGTTTAACCTGATTTTAGGTGAGTTAATGAACGATTTAGCAGGAAAAGCTGGGTCTAGTTTTTCTACTAATTTTGCTTCTGGAAATAGAAGCTTTGATGATTTTCAAAGAGCATATGGATTAGTAGAATGTACTCCAGATATATCTTCAGGAAGTTGCAATAGGTGTCTTTCCGGAGCTATATCTGACATACCAAATTGTTGTGATGGGAAACAAGGTGGGAGAGTTATTAGACCCAGTTGTAATATTAGATATGAACTATATACCTTCTTTGAGTCTACGGTTAttcctcctccaccacctcctTTACCTTCTCCCACACCACCATCGTCAACAAATGCGCCAGTACCAAATG AAAATAGGAATAACTCATCCAAACTTACTATCAGTATAGTGGTTCCTTTGGTTGTCGCTGTGCTTCTTGCCCTTGCCTTGGGGTTCTTCTGTTTCCAAAGAAAGAGAACACAGAAAAACAAGTATTCCT ATGTGGATGATGAGACTCCAGTCAGTACAGCAGAATCTTTACATTTCAACTTCAGTACAATAAGTGCTGCAACAAACAATTTCTCGGAAGCTAATAAACTTGGAGAAGGCGGATTTGGTTCTGTTTACAAG GGGACACTTCCCGATGGGCGACAAATAGCCGTGAAAAGGCTGTCGAAATATTCTGGTCAAGGTGACCTAGAGTTCAAGAATGAAGTTACATTAGTagctaaacttcaacatagaaatcTTGTGCAGCTTATTGGTTTCAGTCTAGCCggtgaagaaaaactactcaTATATGAATTCATGCCAAATGCCAGCCTTGACCAATTCCTATTCG ATCCAGTTAAATGCACACAGCTGGATTGGGAAAGACGATACAAGATAATTGCAGGGGTAGCAAGAGGACTTGTCTATCTCCATGAGGAGTCCCGACTTAAAATTATCCATCGGGATCTCAAAGCCAGCAATATATTGTTAGACATGGATATGAATTCAAAAATTGCAGACTTTGGCATGGCTAGGATTTTTGTGCATGACCAAACTCAAGAGCGTACAAGCAAAATTGTTGGAACGTA TGGCTATATGGCTCCAGAGTATATAATGCATGGTCATTTCTCAGTGAAGTCAGACGTTTTTAGTTTTGGTGTCTTAATATTAGAGATACTTTGTGGACAGAAGAACAGCAGTTTTCATCAATCTTCTATTGCTCAAGACCTTCTAAGCTAT GTATGGAGACATTGGAATAACGGGTCTGCTATAGAAATATTAGATCCAACATTAAAAGACACATGTTCAAGAAGTGAAGTGATGAGATGCATCCATGTTGCGCTATTATGCGTTCAAGAAGATGTCGCAGATAGACCCACAATGCCCACAGTTATCCAAATGCTCTACAGCTACTCTGCGACTGATCCTGCTTTACCTTCAGCGCCTGCGTTTTTTATTGGGAGTACCGTAAATATGGAGCCCCAGTCGAACTTAGTCTACAGCGAAGAGCAAGGAAGCTCGAAGAACGAGTCAGTGGTCAGTGAAGTAGCGATGGGGAGCGTGAATGAAGTTACAATTACAGAACTAGACCCTCGATAA
- the LOC113329900 gene encoding putative receptor-like protein kinase At4g00960 isoform X2 produces MVTRNKKIGNGSIFFIYLFLLSILLITIQDTTAQPQPDFVYKFCLGDNYTTGSTFQANLNRLFPSSIQNRYYNATNGQSPDNVYGSLQCRGDIQQDECQSCVDFAIQDFNKTGRCPNSKQAIIWYEKCELMNDLAGKAGSSFSTNFASGNRSFDDFQRAYGLVECTPDISSGSCNRCLSGAISDIPNCCDGKQGGRVIRPSCNIRYELYTFFESTVIPPPPPPLPSPTPPSSTNAPVPNENRNNSSKLTISIVVPLVVAVLLALALGFFCFQRKRTQKNKYSYVDDETPVSTAESLHFNFSTISAATNNFSEANKLGEGGFGSVYKGTLPDGRQIAVKRLSKYSGQGDLEFKNEVTLVAKLQHRNLVQLIGFSLAGEEKLLIYEFMPNASLDQFLFDPVKCTQLDWERRYKIIAGVARGLVYLHEESRLKIIHRDLKASNILLDMDMNSKIADFGMARIFVHDQTQERTSKIVGTYGYMAPEYIMHGHFSVKSDVFSFGVLILEILCGQKNSSFHQSSIAQDLLSYVWRHWNNGSAIEILDPTLKDTCSRSEVMRCIHVALLCVQEDVADRPTMPTVIQMLYSYSATDPALPSAPAFFIGSTVNMEPQSNLVYSEEQGSSKNESVVSEVAMGSVNEVTITELDPR; encoded by the exons atggtaaCCAGAAACAAAAAGATCGGAAATGGTTCAATCTTCTTCATTTACTTGTTTCTTCTTTCTATCTTATTGATCACCATACAAGACACAACTGCACAGCCACAACCAGATTTTGTTTATAAATTCTGTTTAGGAGATAATTACACTACTGGCAGCACATTCCAAGCTAATCTCAATCGCCTTTTTCCTTCAAGCATCCAAAATAGATACTATAACGCCACCAATGGCCAAAGCCCGGATAATGTTTACGGATCTTTACAGTGTCGAGGTGATATCCAGCAAGATGAGTGTCAAAGTTGTGTAGATTTTGCTATTCAAGATTTCAACAAAACGGGTAGATGTCCAAATTCTAAACAAGCGATTATTTGGTATGAGAAAT GTGAGTTAATGAACGATTTAGCAGGAAAAGCTGGGTCTAGTTTTTCTACTAATTTTGCTTCTGGAAATAGAAGCTTTGATGATTTTCAAAGAGCATATGGATTAGTAGAATGTACTCCAGATATATCTTCAGGAAGTTGCAATAGGTGTCTTTCCGGAGCTATATCTGACATACCAAATTGTTGTGATGGGAAACAAGGTGGGAGAGTTATTAGACCCAGTTGTAATATTAGATATGAACTATATACCTTCTTTGAGTCTACGGTTAttcctcctccaccacctcctTTACCTTCTCCCACACCACCATCGTCAACAAATGCGCCAGTACCAAATG AAAATAGGAATAACTCATCCAAACTTACTATCAGTATAGTGGTTCCTTTGGTTGTCGCTGTGCTTCTTGCCCTTGCCTTGGGGTTCTTCTGTTTCCAAAGAAAGAGAACACAGAAAAACAAGTATTCCT ATGTGGATGATGAGACTCCAGTCAGTACAGCAGAATCTTTACATTTCAACTTCAGTACAATAAGTGCTGCAACAAACAATTTCTCGGAAGCTAATAAACTTGGAGAAGGCGGATTTGGTTCTGTTTACAAG GGGACACTTCCCGATGGGCGACAAATAGCCGTGAAAAGGCTGTCGAAATATTCTGGTCAAGGTGACCTAGAGTTCAAGAATGAAGTTACATTAGTagctaaacttcaacatagaaatcTTGTGCAGCTTATTGGTTTCAGTCTAGCCggtgaagaaaaactactcaTATATGAATTCATGCCAAATGCCAGCCTTGACCAATTCCTATTCG ATCCAGTTAAATGCACACAGCTGGATTGGGAAAGACGATACAAGATAATTGCAGGGGTAGCAAGAGGACTTGTCTATCTCCATGAGGAGTCCCGACTTAAAATTATCCATCGGGATCTCAAAGCCAGCAATATATTGTTAGACATGGATATGAATTCAAAAATTGCAGACTTTGGCATGGCTAGGATTTTTGTGCATGACCAAACTCAAGAGCGTACAAGCAAAATTGTTGGAACGTA TGGCTATATGGCTCCAGAGTATATAATGCATGGTCATTTCTCAGTGAAGTCAGACGTTTTTAGTTTTGGTGTCTTAATATTAGAGATACTTTGTGGACAGAAGAACAGCAGTTTTCATCAATCTTCTATTGCTCAAGACCTTCTAAGCTAT GTATGGAGACATTGGAATAACGGGTCTGCTATAGAAATATTAGATCCAACATTAAAAGACACATGTTCAAGAAGTGAAGTGATGAGATGCATCCATGTTGCGCTATTATGCGTTCAAGAAGATGTCGCAGATAGACCCACAATGCCCACAGTTATCCAAATGCTCTACAGCTACTCTGCGACTGATCCTGCTTTACCTTCAGCGCCTGCGTTTTTTATTGGGAGTACCGTAAATATGGAGCCCCAGTCGAACTTAGTCTACAGCGAAGAGCAAGGAAGCTCGAAGAACGAGTCAGTGGTCAGTGAAGTAGCGATGGGGAGCGTGAATGAAGTTACAATTACAGAACTAGACCCTCGATAA